A window of the Borrelia parkeri genome harbors these coding sequences:
- a CDS encoding Mlp family lipoprotein, with the protein MNKINFILVLALLISSCEYEHRNATPKSRVKRNLEEQEEVQKTPEEVLREKLNETQKTNLDFLKQALGNDDLFNKFLNHDESKIKEALEHINTELEKCNGNDGGKSTFKTVVQGYFSKMDESTLNGFKEGATSTCQVGAGG; encoded by the coding sequence ATGAATAAAATTAATTTTATTTTGGTATTGGCACTACTAATTAGTAGTTGTGAATATGAGCATAGAAATGCTACACCTAAGAGTAGAGTTAAAAGAAATTTAGAAGAACAAGAAGAAGTACAAAAAACACCTGAAGAAGTGTTAAGAGAAAAATTAAATGAAACTCAAAAAACAAATCTAGATTTTTTAAAACAAGCTTTGGGTAATGATGATCTTTTTAACAAATTTTTAAATCATGATGAATCTAAAATAAAGGAAGCCCTTGAACATATAAATACTGAACTTGAAAAATGTAATGGAAATGATGGGGGTAAAAGCACTTTTAAAACCGTTGTACAAGGATATTTTAGTAAAATGGATGAAAGTACGCTCAATGGTTTTAAAGAAGGAGCAACAAGCACTTGTCAAGTAGGAGCAGGTGGTTAA
- a CDS encoding PBSX family phage terminase large subunit has translation MDIYKLPIFKEMEREYKRDFGIDIMDFIKPKALEVDFKGFEERHLTKKQREVLKSIEKHRQTKIILSGGIASGKTFLACYLFLKILLTNRNVYKKNTNNFIIGNSQKSLEVNVMSELEDIASMLKIPFRPKFSNTSYFEIDSLRVNLYGGDRASDFERFRGSNSALIYVNEATTLHKETLIECLKRLRVGMQTIIFDTNPDSPEHFFKTDYIDNTEIYSTYNFTTYDNELIPAEFIKTQEKIYRDIPTYKARVLLGEWVASCDAIFTNVNLTSKHEFISPIAYLDPAYSIGGDNTAICVLERVDQSYYAFIFQEKLPVGDPKMLNTIKTILTNLNVHKLYVEDRDDISGHGNVTKTFLKLRAGMSHNFKIAPIKPISNKFTRIATLIEPFATSKLSIMDYSSKSAISDIYKYKGDGKSDDDSLDSLSASYMLLTLGARSLKAHFTKIRFI, from the coding sequence ATGGATATATATAAACTACCTATATTTAAAGAAATGGAGCGAGAGTACAAGCGTGATTTTGGTATTGATATAATGGATTTTATTAAACCGAAAGCATTGGAGGTTGATTTTAAAGGGTTTGAGGAGAGACACTTAACTAAAAAGCAACGAGAAGTACTTAAATCTATTGAAAAACATAGACAAACTAAAATAATCCTATCAGGTGGTATTGCTAGTGGTAAAACATTTCTAGCATGTTATCTATTCTTAAAAATACTGCTTACAAATAGGAATGTGTATAAAAAAAATACTAATAATTTTATAATAGGAAATTCCCAAAAATCATTAGAGGTTAATGTTATGAGTGAGTTAGAAGATATTGCTAGTATGCTTAAGATCCCCTTTAGGCCAAAATTTTCTAATACATCATATTTTGAAATAGACTCGCTAAGAGTTAATTTGTATGGAGGAGATAGGGCAAGTGATTTTGAGAGGTTTAGAGGCTCTAATTCAGCGCTTATTTACGTTAATGAAGCAACAACACTGCATAAGGAAACATTAATAGAATGTTTAAAAAGGCTTAGAGTAGGAATGCAAACCATTATATTTGATACCAATCCTGACAGCCCGGAGCATTTTTTTAAAACAGATTATATTGATAATACAGAAATTTACTCTACATATAACTTTACAACATATGATAATGAATTAATACCCGCGGAATTTATTAAAACCCAAGAAAAAATTTACAGGGACATTCCAACATATAAAGCAAGGGTACTACTTGGAGAATGGGTCGCATCCTGTGATGCGATATTTACTAATGTTAATCTTACAAGTAAGCATGAATTTATCTCCCCAATAGCATATTTAGATCCTGCATACAGTATTGGAGGAGATAATACAGCTATTTGTGTGTTAGAGCGAGTAGATCAAAGTTATTATGCGTTTATATTTCAAGAAAAGTTACCAGTAGGTGATCCTAAGATGTTAAATACAATTAAAACTATACTTACAAATCTTAATGTACACAAACTATATGTTGAAGATAGGGATGATATTTCTGGGCATGGGAATGTGACTAAAACGTTTCTTAAACTTAGAGCGGGTATGAGTCATAATTTTAAAATTGCTCCAATTAAACCTATAAGTAATAAATTTACTAGAATTGCTACGTTAATAGAGCCATTTGCAACATCTAAACTTAGTATTATGGATTATTCAAGTAAGTCAGCTATATCTGATATTTATAAGTACAAAGGAGATGGTAAGAGTGATGATGATTCATTAGATAGCCTGTCAGCATCATATATGTTATTGACTTTGGGTGCTCGTTCTCTTAAAGCACATTTTACTAAAATAAGGTTCATATAA
- a CDS encoding DUF603 domain-containing protein, with amino-acid sequence MSRVKKSLDDYVVYFREGKLNDASIAKELGVSRVNVGKMRRKWEEIKDDPEYITGAAKLTIREDTLKNILFHASQSRAQARDLKSQFSMAKSMLGLEFINSFSRYLELELKTHNYKIEELESQISNLYKKTLNKKVAHSEEESRELEELKLKLDELKRERELKKMSLCYKTMLKLKATDTDVRSKLQI; translated from the coding sequence ATGAGTAGGGTAAAGAAATCATTAGATGATTATGTTGTGTATTTTAGAGAAGGAAAACTTAATGACGCTAGTATTGCAAAAGAGCTTGGAGTTAGTCGTGTTAATGTAGGAAAGATGCGACGCAAATGGGAAGAGATTAAAGATGACCCTGAGTATATTACTGGTGCTGCTAAGCTTACTATTCGTGAAGATACTTTGAAGAATATCTTATTTCATGCATCACAAAGTAGGGCCCAAGCACGTGATCTTAAGAGTCAGTTTAGTATGGCTAAAAGTATGTTGGGACTAGAATTTATAAATTCATTTAGTAGGTATTTAGAGTTAGAACTTAAAACTCATAATTACAAAATAGAAGAATTAGAGTCTCAAATTAGCAATCTTTATAAGAAGACTTTAAATAAAAAAGTAGCACATTCAGAAGAAGAAAGTCGTGAGCTTGAAGAGTTAAAACTTAAACTCGATGAGCTTAAAAGGGAGAGAGAACTTAAGAAGATGTCACTATGTTACAAGACAATGCTAAAGCTTAAAGCTACTGATACAGATGTGCGCTCTAAATTACAAATTTAA
- a CDS encoding DUF261 family protein yields the protein MKITQNNPNLISAVRQWGCYFLSLHYYIEKYKKLQFSVLDINKNYHNFVKLGYIRSNCYILNPCAVLRRFDISTSVRWEGPAYRCLDGEFEISEVKIKNTPGYHFIATNEASVLYDSLMLKERGVEYEITSRRIFKKY from the coding sequence ATGAAAATAACGCAAAATAATCCGAATTTAATTTCAGCAGTACGTCAATGGGGATGTTACTTTTTATCTCTTCATTATTACATAGAAAAGTATAAAAAGTTGCAGTTTAGTGTTCTTGATATAAATAAGAATTATCATAACTTTGTTAAGTTAGGATATATAAGAAGTAATTGTTATATTCTAAACCCATGCGCTGTGCTTAGACGGTTTGATATTAGTACAAGTGTGAGGTGGGAAGGCCCTGCTTACAGATGTTTAGATGGAGAATTTGAGATAAGTGAAGTTAAGATTAAAAATACACCAGGATATCATTTTATAGCAACTAATGAGGCATCTGTGCTTTATGATTCACTGATGCTTAAAGAGCGGGGTGTTGAATATGAAATTACATCAAGGAGAATATTTAAGAAATATTGA
- a CDS encoding DNA adenine methylase, protein MKLLSREGSKYLYSADIISLFPRHTQYIEGFFGTGAVFFAKPLAHYNILNDNSKFIYKFFYILRQDPELLYKRVRDAIIYDSIINENLDKIEYMVLRSLYSLYASSGVTMKLNRSNAKRLFLSTLQTYKSRFKEMLDNAIFTSRDIFKFLAALPRRDKVSSTFVYLDPPYSISRGNLADNRGWNLDSLERLIIEMKRYSWQFAISEFDDLRVVELFLKHNLFVNYVARSTGIASIFKKTKHEILATSYKTNKSRMDFRDTRYIQKEMFKMQA, encoded by the coding sequence TTGAAACTACTAAGTAGAGAAGGAAGTAAATACCTTTATAGTGCTGATATTATAAGTCTTTTTCCTAGGCATACCCAGTATATTGAAGGATTTTTTGGTACAGGAGCTGTATTTTTTGCAAAGCCATTAGCCCATTACAATATACTCAATGATAATTCTAAATTTATATATAAGTTTTTTTATATCTTAAGACAAGACCCTGAGTTGCTCTACAAGCGTGTAAGAGATGCAATTATTTATGATAGCATTATTAATGAGAACCTGGACAAAATCGAATACATGGTTTTGCGAAGTTTGTATTCACTTTATGCTTCATCCGGCGTAACTATGAAGTTAAATCGAAGTAATGCTAAGAGATTGTTTTTAAGTACCCTTCAAACTTATAAATCTAGATTTAAAGAGATGCTTGATAATGCAATATTTACGTCACGTGATATTTTTAAATTTTTAGCAGCACTACCTAGGCGAGATAAGGTAAGCTCAACATTTGTATATCTTGACCCTCCATATTCAATTTCACGTGGAAATCTTGCTGATAATCGTGGATGGAATTTAGATTCTCTAGAGAGACTTATTATAGAGATGAAGAGATATAGTTGGCAATTTGCAATAAGTGAATTTGATGATTTAAGAGTAGTTGAGCTTTTCTTAAAGCATAATCTTTTTGTAAATTATGTAGCACGCTCAACTGGTATAGCTAGTATTTTTAAGAAAACTAAACATGAAATACTAGCTACTTCATACAAAACTAATAAGTCAAGGATGGACTTCCGTGATACTCGTTATATTCAAAAGGAAATGTTTAAAATGCAGGCGTAA
- the bdr gene encoding Bdr family repetitive protein — protein sequence MGLAQPVITQQMVIAELTKAGIKRDIAIDLSYRYYKNELTYKDIEFLKENFDIKLEKVEALLQAEIKSVETNLKSDIRDLDNKFDSKFNELDKKIDTVENNFNLKLEKVEALLQAEIKSVKTELDNKIDTKFNELDNKIDTVENNLNTKIDTKFNELDNKIDTKFNVLDNKLKLHGWMFGTLITLNIGIFLALMSLLVK from the coding sequence ATGGGACTTGCTCAACCAGTTATTACTCAGCAAATGGTTATAGCTGAACTTACTAAAGCCGGTATTAAGAGAGATATCGCTATTGATCTGTCTTACAGATATTATAAAAATGAACTGACTTACAAAGATATTGAATTCTTAAAAGAAAACTTTGATATTAAACTTGAAAAGGTTGAAGCTCTTTTACAAGCTGAAATTAAATCTGTAGAGACAAACTTAAAATCTGATATTAGAGATCTCGATAATAAATTCGATTCTAAATTCAATGAACTCGATAAAAAAATTGACACTGTAGAGAATAACTTTAATCTTAAACTTGAAAAAGTCGAAGCTCTTTTACAAGCTGAGATTAAATCTGTCAAAACTGAACTTGATAACAAGATTGATACCAAATTTAATGAACTCGATAACAAAATAGATACAGTTGAAAATAATCTTAACACTAAAATTGATACCAAATTCAATGAACTTGATAATAAAATTGATACCAAATTCAATGTACTTGATAATAAACTTAAACTTCATGGTTGGATGTTTGGTACTCTTATTACTCTTAATATAGGAATATTCTTAGCATTAATGTCATTATTAGTAAAGTAA
- a CDS encoding anti-CBASS protein Acb1 family protein yields MILNSNINARDLYRYSIFFRNYISNVAEDTLKNGITLNSIDTAFNVNDALENLKIELKKALLQCLISYRFNGVGYILVKTADVLEDLHLSVNLELPIGFMYLDYDNVRDEGPDFNYITYTFKINTDEKISYRDFKIHKSRVIIHSNYDYILKAYSPCYTQSFLLNIYLFEQIYKEIERRIEQHNFLFYKDESLVTLQDALSDATTSLELLTKGVNYKPSIFSNLFKSNVDENQNHISTFKSVNSDLERELTRLKSNLNNNGIFYSGTPDASLEVIKYDLTYLKEALTLVKAKIGADTKEPLTRSFNEQTKGLGNDGKGDRSNYYDFLKSVQEQIEVTINSKLVKYFNLKMHFNSLYVLSEEEKIERDMRLLEMYDKYVSLMLNPALSTVDKANLQDRLFIKIKGD; encoded by the coding sequence ATGATTTTAAATAGCAATATAAACGCAAGAGACTTATACCGTTACTCAATATTTTTTAGAAACTACATTTCAAATGTAGCAGAAGACACTCTTAAGAATGGAATCACTTTAAATAGTATTGATACTGCTTTTAATGTTAATGATGCTTTAGAAAACTTGAAAATAGAGTTAAAGAAAGCATTATTGCAGTGCCTAATTAGTTACCGTTTTAATGGTGTTGGATACATTTTAGTTAAAACTGCTGACGTGCTAGAAGATTTACACTTAAGTGTGAACCTAGAACTTCCTATTGGGTTTATGTATCTTGACTACGATAATGTTCGTGATGAGGGGCCTGACTTTAATTATATAACATACACTTTCAAAATAAATACAGATGAGAAGATATCTTATAGAGATTTCAAGATTCATAAGAGTAGGGTAATCATACACTCCAATTATGATTATATACTTAAAGCCTACAGTCCATGTTATACGCAAAGTTTTTTGCTTAATATATATCTTTTTGAACAAATATATAAAGAAATAGAGCGGAGAATAGAGCAACATAACTTTTTGTTTTACAAGGATGAATCATTAGTAACATTACAAGATGCACTAAGTGATGCTACGACTTCATTAGAGCTTTTAACTAAGGGCGTTAATTATAAGCCAAGTATATTTTCTAACCTGTTTAAAAGCAATGTAGATGAAAATCAAAATCATATAAGCACATTTAAGAGTGTAAATAGCGATTTAGAGCGAGAGCTTACACGGCTTAAATCTAACTTAAATAATAATGGTATTTTTTACAGTGGAACACCAGATGCTTCACTGGAGGTTATTAAGTATGATTTAACCTATTTAAAGGAAGCATTAACCTTAGTAAAGGCAAAGATAGGTGCTGACACAAAAGAGCCATTAACTAGAAGTTTTAATGAGCAAACCAAGGGGCTTGGAAATGATGGGAAAGGGGATAGGTCTAATTATTATGACTTTTTAAAAAGTGTTCAAGAACAAATTGAAGTTACTATTAATAGTAAACTTGTTAAGTATTTCAATCTTAAGATGCATTTTAATTCACTGTATGTGCTAAGTGAAGAAGAAAAAATAGAGCGAGATATGAGATTACTTGAAATGTATGACAAGTATGTATCTTTAATGCTAAATCCTGCCTTAAGTACAGTTGATAAGGCAAATTTACAAGACAGATTATTTATAAAAATAAAAGGAGATTAA
- a CDS encoding tyrosine-type recombinase/integrase, translated as MKGKHLINCNLNLKIKELEMQNEHLREELSLLKSSLKTRNTKKLNTPVRFYLNDKTTRLVKRSIERLKEQDPISGWFVHLLSITGCRGVEIQNVKLTDIYKETSSNGEVFYSIRVNVAKKRSNICIREVVISKFEFDSIMRAHQEYFGSRDKDSRRTYLFQKSKLKFRDNKVSIIKISKQFKELLIKGGFKHRKSLHILRNIFIASLKSKGYNSFEIKELMKYSSTSEIDNVYGLSSASKIQAYKDIKTSLK; from the coding sequence ATGAAAGGGAAACATTTAATTAACTGCAATCTTAACTTAAAAATTAAAGAATTAGAAATGCAAAATGAGCACTTAAGAGAAGAATTATCTCTACTTAAAAGCTCACTTAAAACTAGAAATACTAAAAAATTAAACACTCCTGTAAGATTTTATCTAAATGACAAGACAACTAGACTAGTAAAACGCTCTATAGAGAGACTTAAAGAACAAGATCCAATCTCAGGATGGTTTGTACACTTACTCTCAATTACTGGTTGTAGGGGTGTTGAGATACAAAATGTAAAACTTACTGATATATATAAAGAGACAAGCAGTAATGGTGAAGTATTCTATTCTATTCGTGTTAATGTAGCTAAAAAACGCAGCAATATCTGTATAAGAGAAGTAGTTATTAGTAAGTTTGAATTTGATTCTATTATGAGGGCACATCAAGAATATTTTGGCTCTAGAGACAAAGACAGTAGACGTACTTATCTATTTCAAAAAAGTAAACTTAAATTTCGTGACAATAAAGTTAGCATAATCAAGATTTCAAAACAATTTAAGGAATTACTTATTAAGGGAGGATTTAAACATCGCAAATCTCTACATATACTCCGTAATATATTTATAGCATCACTAAAGTCTAAAGGATATAATTCATTTGAAATTAAAGAGCTTATGAAATACTCATCTACTTCTGAGATTGATAATGTTTATGGACTCTCAAGTGCAAGTAAAATACAGGCTTACAAAGATATCAAAACTAGCTTGAAATAA